In a genomic window of Phaeodactylum tricornutum CCAP 1055/1 chromosome 6, whole genome shotgun sequence:
- a CDS encoding predicted protein yields the protein MALMLRKNLNVRTGLTSQSNTPIVEIEQPAMLEQLENSTVYNPAVEGSKDSAQIERESASFDADEDHLTAETGLSDETLQLLLQFQSLGCRFADNINDGTKDIITSKTVCVSYTARDSQVIAETYRRLQEKAENAAQDYASQLESRVIQDLQGFDCINSCAPQRLKEDMFGALQRDGVVRLNHVLDADSCERCLESINRSLEEVDISSHPMAAM from the exons ATGGCGCTTATGTTACGCAAGAACTTGAATGTACGCACGggcctaaca TCACAGTCCAACACTCCAATTGTGGAGATCGAACAACCAGCTATGCTAGAACAACTCGAAAATTCTACCGTATACAATCCTGCCGTTGAAGGCTCCAAAGATTCGGCTCAAATCGAAAGAGAAAGCGCTTCTTTTGACGCAGATGAAGATCATCTGACCGCTGAAACTGGACTTTCGGATGAAACATTGCAATTGCTGCTCCAGTTTCAGAGCCTCGGGTGCCGCTTCGCAGACAACATCAACGATGGCACAAAGGACATTATCACGAGCAAAACCGTCTGCGTTTCCTACACCGCCAGAGACTCGCAAGTGATTGCCGAAACTTATCGGCGCCTGCAAGAAAAGGCAGAGAATGCTGCTCAAGACTATGCATCGCAATTGGAATCTCGAGTGATCCAGGATCTACAAGGATTTGACTGTATAAACTCCTGTGCTCCACAGCGTTTGAAAGAAGATATGTTTGGCGCTCTTCAAAGAGACGGAGTTGTCCGACTGAATCACGTTTTGGATGCGGATAGTTGCGAGCGATGTCTCGAAAGCATCAATCGATCGTTGGAAGAGGTAGACATATCATCTCACCCAATGGCTGCTATGTGA
- a CDS encoding predicted protein: MNRQRQEQYQQQIVALPDAHELPALLVRGVTNFACRHRYISGAYILGLISLLLIGSGSKLSLQQTQEYTKLMKTIDLQAEFDASNEYWKARNAYHGTKGWFTCDELCQRNKARMVKAETVLGEIRREGQARMSDAKAVAGLWSEIGVGEVKDSFWQYFYSGKQFAKRQSMWDALFIGIRQIGRSRDESWIEYAFKILMQVLINFSLGLLMALGMFVLGLWATVRSYQPSPLVAVAFFVAAACGAFAFVATYLMAIYGASAASVYGVFKLAETSARARIAEQQRNTHVHGHVHND; the protein is encoded by the coding sequence ATGAatcgtcaacgacaagaacaataCCAGCAGCAAATTGTAGCTTTACCCGATGCTCATGAACTCCCAGCTTTACTCGTTCGGGGAGTCACTAATTTTGCCTGTCGCCATAGGTACATAAGCGGGGCATATATTCTTGGTTTGATCTCCCTACTACTAATTGGAAGTGGTTCAAAGCTATCACTGCAACAGACCCAAGAGTACACTAAGCTTATGAAAACCATAGATTTGCAAGCGGAGTTCGATGCAAGCAACGAATACTGGAAAGCGCGTAACGCGTACCATGGTACGAAGGGATGGTTCACCTGTGACGAGCTCTGCCAGCGAAACAAAGCTCGCATGGTAAAAGCCGAGACAGTCTTAGGCGAGATTAGACGAGAAGGCCAAGCCAGGATGAGTGACGCGAAGGCGGTTGCTGGTTTGTGGAGCGAGATTGGCGTGGGAGAAGTCAAGGACTCCTTTTGGCAATATTTTTATTCTGGCAAGCAGTTTGCGAAAAGACAGTCTATGTGGGATGCCCTCTTCATTGGAATTCGCCAAATTGGGCGAAGTCGGGATGAGTCCTGGATCGAGTACGCCTTCAAAATTCTTATGCAGGTGCTTATCAATTTTTCACTGGGTCTCTTGATGGCACTCGGAATGTTTGTGCTCGGCCTATGGGCCACAGTTCGGTCTTATCAACCTAGTCCtcttgttgccgttgcttttTTTGTCGCTGCAGCATGTGgagcttttgcttttgttgccACTTACCTCATGGCTATTTACGGTGCATCAGCCGCCAGTGTGTACGGCGTATTCAAATTGGCAGAGACAAGTGCTCGTGCTAGAATTGCTGAGCAACAACGAAACACTCATGTACATGGCCATGTACATAATGACTAG